In Haliscomenobacter hydrossis DSM 1100, the DNA window GCGGTTTTTGAAGCAATTCTCGTCAGTCATTTAGGGTTCGAGGGTTCGGGGGTTCGTAGGTTCGAACCCCCGAACCCCCGAACCCTCGAACCCTAAAAAATAATGAAACCATCTACCGCCGAAGGCACCCGGGACTTCACCCCCGATCAGGTGCTCAAACGCAACTATATCTTCGATACCATCCGTTCGGTGTTTGTCAAATTCGGGTATTTGCCCATTGAAACCCCGGCCATGGAGAACCTCAGCACTTTGTCGGGCAAGTACGGCGAAGAAGGTGACCGTTTGTTGTTCAAAATTTTGAACAACGGCGAGTACCTCAAAGGCATTAGTCCTGACGACATCAGTTCCAAGGCCTATAAGACTGTCACCCCGGCTTTGGCAAAGCGGGGCTTGCGCTACGACCTTACTGTGCCTTTTGCCCGTTTTGTGGTGATGCACCAGAACGAACTCACGTTTCCCTTTAAACGCTACCAGATCCAACCCGTTTGGCGGGCCGATCGGCCACAAAAAGGCCGTTACCGGGAGTTTTACCAATGCGATGTGGATGTAGTGGGTTCTACCTCTTTGGTGTACGAAGCGGAGTTGGTGCAGATATACGATGAGGTTTTTTCCAAATTGAACCTGCCCGTGGTCATCAAATTCAACAACCGCAAAATTTTGGAGGGTATTGCCGAAGTAGCGGGCATTCCTGAGCGAATGGTGGAGATGACCGTGGCGATCGACAAGTTGGATAAAATTGGCCTGGATGGCATAAAAAAGGAAATGGGTGAACGTGGTATCGACGATGCTGCCATCGCAACCATCACCCAAATTTTGAGCATTCAATCCCTGGATGAGCTGCAAAGTGCACTGGAATCCAGTGAAAGGGGAAAATTGGGCATCCAGGAAGTACAAGCCCTATTGCAATACCTCGGCACTGGCCAAACCCAGCAAGACATTCGTTTTGACATTACCCTCGCCCGTGGGCTCAACTACTACACAGGTTGTATTTTTGAAGTACAAGCCAAAGGTGTGGCCATGGGCAGCATTGGCGGCGGTGGCCGTTACGATAACCTCACTGGTGTATTTGGACTCAAGGATGTATCCGGAGTTGGGGTCTCTTTTGGCGCCGAGCGCATTTACGATGTACTGGAAGAGTTGAAACTTTTCCCTGCCGACACCAGCAATTCGCTCAAGGTGCTGTTCATGGCTTTTGATGAAGCCGCACACCTGTATGCTTTTGCTGCCCTCGGCAAATTGCGTGCAGCCGGGGTGAACTCCGAAATCTATCCAGATCCGGGAAAGATCAAAAAGCAAATGAAATACGCCAATGACCGACAGGTGCCTTTTGTAGTGTTGGTCGGCGAAGAAGAAATGAGCAGTGGCTTGCTTAGCTTCAAAAATATGCAAAGCGGAGAGCAGGAGAAACTGACCATTGAGGAAATAATTGTAAAAACTCAAGCGCAATAAAAACCACTTTTGCACTTTAAGTGTTACTTTTAAGATTCGTTCTAAATAACCAATGCTAACGCCAACAGACACTCATCATATGGAGACTACTGTTACCAAAAGCCCGGTGTTGTTGTACACCGAGCAGACACCCAACCCTGAGTCACTCAAATTTGTGACCAACCGGATGTTGTACCGCGGTACTGCCGATTTTCGCGAAGTAGATCTGGCTACTGAATGGTCGCCACTGGCCACTGCCTTGTTCGATTTCCCTTACGTACGAGGAGTATACGTCAGCAACAACTTCGTAACCGTAAGTAAAGAACTGAACTACGAATGGCCTGACATCATGCTCAAACTCAAAGACTTCATCAAGAACTACATTGAAGAAGGGGGTGAGTTGGTTAAAGAAGGTTTTGCCGAACACATTTCCAAAATCGAGGCAGATCGTGCGGGAGTAGCCTATACCGGTGATGAAGCCGAACTTGTCCAAAAAATCAAAGAGCTGATTGACACCTACGTCAAACCAGCTGTAGAAATGGACGGGGGCAATATTGAGTTCAAGCACTACGAAAACGGAAAGGTTTTTGTACTCATGCAAGGCTCTTGCAGCGGTTGTCCATCTTCAACCGTGACCCTCAAGGCAGGTATTGAAGGTATGCTCAAACGAATGATTCCTCAAGTTGAAGAAGTCGTGCAAGAAATGGGCTAATACTCAACGCTCTAATTGAACACATAAGCAGGGAATTTTCACTCATACGTGAAAATTCCCTGTTCATTTATAGGCCTGTCAAGCAAAGAAATAGTAAAAAACACTTGTATGTAAAAAAATATTTGTGCTATATCCAAATTACATCTATATTGCATCACTTTTTAAAAGTATTAGTTCCCGCCTAATATCATTATCCTACCCTATTTCCCAAAATGAATCATAGTTTGCCTCATTCCGTGTTGAATGATTCAATGAATCGGGATAATTTCATGTGAACCACTTTGTAATACTTAATCACTTTTGCCATTTTAGGTTCCCTCCCCCTCTGTAGCCGTGCTGTGCACTGCTCAGTATTTTTTTGTGTCTATAACACCTAAACTACAACATTACAACTTCAATAACAGCTGATTGACTAAATCTCATCAGTCTGAATGGGAAGGTTTTTTTACCAGTAACCTATTGGAACACTATGAAATCACTATGTACATTAACCGTCTTGGCGTTAGCCACCTGGTTCGTTCATGCTCAGCCTGCTATGC includes these proteins:
- a CDS encoding NifU family protein; amino-acid sequence: METTVTKSPVLLYTEQTPNPESLKFVTNRMLYRGTADFREVDLATEWSPLATALFDFPYVRGVYVSNNFVTVSKELNYEWPDIMLKLKDFIKNYIEEGGELVKEGFAEHISKIEADRAGVAYTGDEAELVQKIKELIDTYVKPAVEMDGGNIEFKHYENGKVFVLMQGSCSGCPSSTVTLKAGIEGMLKRMIPQVEEVVQEMG
- the hisS gene encoding histidine--tRNA ligase, yielding MKPSTAEGTRDFTPDQVLKRNYIFDTIRSVFVKFGYLPIETPAMENLSTLSGKYGEEGDRLLFKILNNGEYLKGISPDDISSKAYKTVTPALAKRGLRYDLTVPFARFVVMHQNELTFPFKRYQIQPVWRADRPQKGRYREFYQCDVDVVGSTSLVYEAELVQIYDEVFSKLNLPVVIKFNNRKILEGIAEVAGIPERMVEMTVAIDKLDKIGLDGIKKEMGERGIDDAAIATITQILSIQSLDELQSALESSERGKLGIQEVQALLQYLGTGQTQQDIRFDITLARGLNYYTGCIFEVQAKGVAMGSIGGGGRYDNLTGVFGLKDVSGVGVSFGAERIYDVLEELKLFPADTSNSLKVLFMAFDEAAHLYAFAALGKLRAAGVNSEIYPDPGKIKKQMKYANDRQVPFVVLVGEEEMSSGLLSFKNMQSGEQEKLTIEEIIVKTQAQ